The Tubulanus polymorphus chromosome 4, tnTubPoly1.2, whole genome shotgun sequence genomic interval ACATTTTAGATAGATTATTCTAAAAGGCTCTGCTTACAACTTTAGACGCCGCATTCTTTTAGTGGGTTATTTTTAAAGGTTGATCGTGTCACATCAAGGCTACCTGcttttaaataaatatatttcaatttcaactggTTTGATGTGAACAAAGTTGTCGACGAAGATTATGATTTTCAGAGGCCGTAACAAAATCAATATATCCCGATTTCCCACTTCGTACTATATACACCATGTAATTAAGCTTACTcacataaaatgaaaatctcaGGTATGCCAATAAACAAGTTTGAAAcggttgaatttgaattcagaTCGAAAGCACGTGACcattagaaacaaaataaaatatttgagaTGAAAGGATGCTTTGAAAGGTCACGCACCGAGTAGCCATAGCTACGCGATTggcgacacgaaaacgtcgtgACTTCGATCAGATAGCGTTCTGACACCTGCACGATTCCTTCGCAACATACACGGTTCTGTACAATCACAATATGGAGAGTTTATTAGGCAAACAAGTCGTGGCCAAAGCCGGTGAAAAGGTACCCGTATCTACACTGATCGGCAAAGGAAAATATGTAGGcaagtgaaaatattttttgtcgtATTTTGACCATTTGTACAATTTTTCTTTCAAGAGAAACCGAATTTGATACGTAGGTTGTTATACATCGGATCATATAAATCAGTTGTTTTACTGATATACCAGCGCGCTGATACATGCataattgaatattatcagataaatgaatgaatcaacGAGAATTAGAAATGTGAATATGCGATTAGTGAATACTGTAGGCGTTCAGGGTAGTTCACCGTCACCTATGTATACCGACCGGTAtacgaatgatgaaaataatgcatttatgcattatttatgcattattttGACCATTCTAGATTAAAACGATTTACTTCGGCTAGTTCctatcaaaacaaaaatagagcGAAATGCCATAATAGTACCATATGCCCGATAGTTTGaaggtttcatatattgattgaCCGTTATCGAGAAAAAAAGGACAAAATGCTGAAGTTCAGAATATtatctatttgataatttgaaggtttcaaatatattgatatatgtAGTTATGGGTTTTGCACAGCTGTATTCAGTTGTGTTTGTTATGTATTTGCTTATCTCTTGTACCGATCCGGAAATATTTCTGTGAATATGTATGATTCTATAGCCATTAATCTCAGCAACAGCTGGGCGATTCCAGTAGCCGTCTGTATTTTGCTAAATCGTcaatttgaaatgtatgaGATTAACTCTCCCCGCGCAACAGGTTTAACGCTACGTGTACATACCAAAATATCTCGTCTCTTCGGAAATGCCGTTGggaatttgtttttaaatatttttgcgACCTGCGTTCTGATTCTTATAGCAATCACGAAGAATGACGAATGGAGATCTTATGAATttgtatatttgaaattttgatatatgtatacatttttttcaaatattttcgtgCTTAAAAAACGTAACATATTTGTTTTCAAGAGGATCTATTTCCGTTGTTTGCATTTGTTTAATTACTTATTCAGACTTTACCTTTCGACCTTTCTAGTTAAGTAGTAGGTCTACCATAGCGAAAAACGTGGTGgaatatcaacatttttgaTTCCAAAAATTAAGTACATTTTAATCAAGACCAGCCAACGCTTCAGtcttcagttatttcagttTGATTTCAGTTCGGTTTTTCGAGATTTTCTTCTTGCCAGGGGAAGATCTAGGCCGGGGtctagaagaaaaagaaagggATTTTTCAGACAAAGCAGCCATCTCATTTGCTACTACTTTTGTGGTAGATACTTTTTAAGAAAtgtatctgaaaatatatgcAAGTTACGAAAGGATGAGCATCAAATTAGCAAGTTTTAACGATCTTTGAATTGACGAAAAGGGCAACTTCAATGGGAAGGCACTGGTCCCGACGCCCAGACCAccccctaaatccgcccctgcaCAGCGAACTCCTTTTAACTATCTCAGACCCCTCAAtcaaatattatgaaaattatgattttttttctaattgtatCATGTTATTGAAACGGACGTGTCTCTTGTTTATTGAAGGTTTATATTTTTCGGCTCACTGGTGTCCTCCGTGTCGGATGTTCACGCCCAAACTAATCGCCTGGTACAAGTCGATGAAAAAGAAGAACGTCGATATAGAAATCGTGTTCGTCAGCTCTGATCGGGATGAAGAATCGTGGCGGGAATATTATGAAGAAATGCCGTGGTTGTCGTTGCCTTTTGAACTCAGAGATCTAAAGGTTATACTttgtgattgattgattttattatgtGTATACATATGTAGGCTTTATTTCAGTTTCCTATTTCACATAACTTAGGTCTGCGCATTGCGACGCAAGGCCGACAACCAGTTTAACACTATCTACATAGGTACGGTTTTACTGTCAGTAAAactcaatttttttaaaatgaaatcccCCCCAACACACACACTATCTATTGCGTGAGGAGGTTTCAATAAAGAGTTCAGACCATTAGTCCAAAACCTTCAATATCATacagtaaaaacaagaaattcaaacgTTTAGTTCAAATATAAGGgcgtaaattcaggggaaatcctgcttatggctctTAAGCCAGCATCAAGCCACGCATcgaagtggttttcgccccacatacccaacctaaTTTTTTggaataatcaaacctttagaaaggatcccccaccgtgtttggtacccttactccaccgtgtttggtacccttactcAAAGCAAAAAAGTCCAGAGAATCCCttattttatcatcaatcTGTCTCTCAGGACCAACGGATTTCATtcatataaccgaaattcgtaACCTTTATCCCATTTGCAGAATTATTGCAACATTTTCtgggggacctcttcttcGCTCTAGGTactttttttgaatttttgggtccggccctacgcatcttcaagctactaacctaattgtggACTGATGCCATAAGATTTGACGCTTATGATATTCATTGTGTTTATCAATATGTCGCCTAGCAACTTGCACCCAAACAGTGTGAGGGTGTTAAATTGTTAATTGGTAATGCGTACGGAAAAGTGTGACAAAAGAATGATTATCACTGACTCCAGTGCGACAGCAGTCGCGGCCACGCACTTAATATCAGTAGAAATATAGCCATGTTGTCACTTTCGTTTTAGCATTCGTTCGGCTTGTAAAAATGAATTCGTATTCTTTCCTAAAACTGGTTAAAATGCACCTTGACAGTTTGAATGGCGCGCAGTGCATTACGAAGCCAGTGTAAAACTGCAATGGAGTTGTCTCTAGTGACGTAGCTacaaccatggacgtataaactagattatagtttatacgtccatgctaCAACTTAATAATATTCCCAcgatttcatcatttctatcGATGATAACAGAGACTAGTTCCAGAACAGTTCCTTGTGTGACATGAATGTTGAGGCTTTAAGAAGTCCAGTCCCGCGTTCACGTCATTTGTGATGATCGCGATCTTTGAAATTTCTATTCAATATCTTACGAATGATGAAGCCATTGATGGGCCGCAAGACATGCATTTAGTAATCAAAAATTGGACTGGTTATCAATCTTTCAAAATGGCGCTATCTAAAGTTTATCATGCGATGTTATCCAAATTTGACAGTTATCCTATCAATGTATGGATCAAATCGTTCGTATAAAATGTGGAAAAAAACATGGTCGTTAGATATTGTGTAAAGAATGAGTTTTGAGAAAGCCCAATCTACAAGCCCATTTTGCTACCCATTGTTTTGTCCTAACCCTAATGTATTTTGAGTTCTGGGTGTTTCAGGCTGAACTATGCACTAAATTCGATGTGAATGGTATACCTACATTCGTCATTTTGAACGCGGAAGACGGCGTAGTTTTTGCCAGAGATGGAAGAGGCAAAGTCACGTCTAGCGAAGGTCTCAATTTCCCAAATTGGTCCACTTGATGTAGATGTCGGTTCCGGCAGAATTAACAGATACGTAATATAGGTATTATAGGTACGGCTATACACTAGATATTTTTCCGTACTATGAAGTAAATACATCAGCGGACTATGATAGATAATCTAAAGActagatatttgaatgaatagGTCTCGATGTGACAACTAGATGGAGACAATGATTTTGGTTGTAAGGCTGTTATGATTTCTAAATTGATTCAATAATGTCACAAATGATGTATAAAATCTATATACGCGTTAAATGTATTGCTGcgtatatattcatttatacagAAATGAGAAATGCTATAAGATTAttgtgtacatgtatatgtaaatTGTACTTGTGTCTatgttgaaataaataaatcacgaGGCCATGGCTGATAAACACACGAAATTTGTTGGATCGATTAAAATATGACCGATGAGCCcttttttctcaatttttttttcaaaatgaataattataattcctttcaaaaatatcagtttCCAATAAGgctgaaaaatgataccttgatTCTCCTTACCGGTCGGTTAAtcgcaatgaaatttgtaatcagttcatttctacggctgccgggtctgttctGGTTAGCTTAGAAAAATAGTGTATATGGTAGAAAGACGGCCAGCCGTGCCAACTTTTTAAGCCCAGCagaaaggagaaacaaggtattaaTTTCGCTTTGCCTTAAGGCTGATGTCGACaagcgacgcctaccgactcccgacgcaactgagagcaaccgcgatcgcagcccagcttatgtcggctgcgctctactgatgcaggggttcgtgccgtggctgagtgtagcgatgccatcaggttcgagtccctgcagagggaggatgtgtgATGAACTTTTTGAGACTAGATCTAAATTATTGcgaatagatatattttcatttagatAATAGACTTCAATTTGAATTCGTATGCTCATTCCATGGAACAACGCAATAAAAAAGAAGGCTTGTGAATctaccataattctaccaatttcgtttcgagATCTTCTGTACAGTCATCTACCATGCTGGAGGT includes:
- the LOC141904668 gene encoding tryparedoxin-like isoform X2 → MESLLGKEVMDKAGENVPVSSLSGKGKYIGLYFSAHWCPPCRMFTPKLIAWYKSMKKKNVDIEIVFVSSDRDEESWREYYEEMPWLSLPFELRDLKAELCTKFDVNGIPTFVILNAEDGVVFARDGRGKVTSSEGLNFPNWST
- the LOC141904668 gene encoding tryparedoxin-like isoform X1 encodes the protein MESLLGKQVVAKAGEKVPVSTLIGKGKYVGLYFSAHWCPPCRMFTPKLIAWYKSMKKKNVDIEIVFVSSDRDEESWREYYEEMPWLSLPFELRDLKAELCTKFDVNGIPTFVILNAEDGVVFARDGRGKVTSSEGLNFPNWST